From Peromyscus maniculatus bairdii isolate BWxNUB_F1_BW_parent chromosome 8, HU_Pman_BW_mat_3.1, whole genome shotgun sequence, a single genomic window includes:
- the Ubald2 gene encoding UBA-like domain-containing protein 2 produces MSVNTDELRHQVMINQFVLAAGCAADQAQQLLQAAHWQFETALSTFFQESNIPNSHHHPQMMCTPSNTPATPPNFPDALAMFSKLRASEGLQNSNSPMTAVACSPPANFSPFWAASPPSHQTPWIPPSSPNSFHRLHCPQPTWPPGASQGGAQQKAVTAMDGQR; encoded by the exons ATGTCGGTGAACACGGACGAGCTGCGGCACCAGGTCATGATCAACCAGTTCGTGCTGGCCGCGGGCTGCGCGGCCGACCAGGCGCAGCAGCTGCTGCAGGCGGCGCACTGGCAGTTCGAG ACCGCCCTGAGCACGTTCTTCCAAGAAAGCAACATTCCcaacagccaccaccacccgcagATG ATGTGTACTCCCAGCAACACCCCTGCCACACCACCTAACTTCCCTGATGCGCTAGCCATGTTCTCCAAGCTTCGAGCCTCTGAGGGCCTGCAGAACAGCAACAGCCCCATgacagctgtggcttgctccCCTCCTGCAAACTTCAGCCCCTTCTGGGCCGCATCCCCACCCAGCCACCAGACGCCCTGGATCCCGCcctcttcccccaactccttccatcGTCTCCACTGCCCACAGCCCACGTGGCCCCCTGGAGCGTCCCAGGGGGGCGCCCAGCAGAAAGCCGTGACAGCAATGGATGGCCAGAGATGA